From Candidatus Bathyarchaeia archaeon:
GGCTCAGGGCGCAGCCGCAGGCAAATATCCCGGTGACGAGGGAATCAACAGGGTCAAGTTTAGGATGTTTTTCAGTGATGAAACCGTCTTCGCCTAAGGAGACCTTCATTTTCTCGGCCAGTTCCTTGAGGCCGTCCGGCGGAATCATAGGTGTTGCCAGTGCCACCATGTCATATTCGTCCTCGCGGACTTCGCCTGTTAAGGTGTCCTCGGCTTGCACGACAAGCTTTCCATTGGCGTTTTTCCAGACTTCCGCCACCTTGCCCCGGATGAAGACAACTCCTGCTTCTTGATCCCGCCAGTACAAGTCCTCATAGCCTTTGCCGGTAGCCCTGATGTCCGTGTAGTAGATTGTGACGTCTATTCCAAGCATTTTCTTGAGGACAAAGGCTTGTTTGAGGGCGTACATGCAGCATATCCGGCTACAATAGGGGATGTGGTTTTTATCTCTTGAACCTGCACAGAGGACTATGGCGATTTTGCGGACGTCGCTTCCATCTGCCCTTTTAACGTAGCCTCCGGTTGGTCCAGTGGCGGATGTCAGCCTCTCCAAATCCATCATAGTTATAACGTCCCTGTAAACACCGTAGCCGTAGTTCTCTAGCTTTCGGGCATCGTAAAGCTTGTAGCCCGTTGCCAAGATTATGGCTCCCACGTTTAGCTCAACAACCTTTCCGGTGTCATTGAGGTTTATGGCCTTCGCGGGGCAAAGCTGCTCGCATTTTCCACATTTAATGCATGCATTGAAGTCTATGGCGTAGGCGGATGGGACAGCTTGGGGAAACTCTATGTAAGCGGCTTTCCGCTGTGATAAGCCTTCATTAAACTCGTCTGGAACCGTCACGGGGCAAACCTTAGCGCAGACACCGCAGCTTCGGCATTTTTCAACATCAACGCCCCTCGGCTTCATGAAAACCCGCACAATGTAGTTGCCGGGTCTTCCACTTACATCTTGCACTTCCGCATAAGTGAATAGGTTCACGTTGGGGTTTCTCCCAACCTCCGCCATTCTAGGCGTCAAGATGCATTGTGCACAGTCTAATGTTGGGAAAACCTTAGTGAGCTTCGCCATGTTTCCGCCTATGCTGGGCCTTCTCTCCACCAAGTGAACTTTATAGCCCAGATATCCAAGCTGTAGGGCGGCAGTTATGCCAGCTATGCCCCCGCCGACTATTAGGATTTCCCTTGAGCCTTTTTCGCTTATCACGTTTAAGGGCTCAAGCTCTAGACTTCTTTCATATCCGCCCCGTATGAGGCTTATAGCTTTTCTTGTCGCTTCGGGGTTTGGCTTTGGACCGTGAACCCACGAGTCCTGCTCCCTTATGTTTACAAATTCAAGCATGTAGGGGTTTAGGCCAGCCCTTTCCAAAACGCTTTGGAATGTGGCGAGGTGCATTCTAGGCGTGCATGAAGCCACCACAACCCTGTCAAGATTCTCCTTCTTGATGGCTTCGGCAATCATTTCTTGGGCTGGTTTCGAACACAAGTACTTGTGGTATTTGGCTACTATAACGTTCTCCCAGCTTTTAACAGCATCCACTACCGCCTTTACATCGACGACGTCTCCGATGTTGCCACCGCATTCGCATACAAAAATGCCTATGCGTGGCTTCTTGGCTTCCTTCCCCGCTTCCAACATAGAGTGAATATCTCCAGTTGTATGGCTGTTTAGTCCTCATAAGGGGAAAACGCTTTTAAAATCTTGCCCTTAACTTTCAAGGAAAGTGATGTAGAAGATGAACGTTCAAGAGCTTGTTCAGAAACATAAGCTTTTGGAGTGCATCCAATGCGGCACCTGCACCGGAAGCTGTCCAGTGGCTAGAAAGGCGAACCTCAACATTAGAAAGTACATGCGGGAGGTTTCCGCCCTTGGCAGGCTTACAGTTCATCCGCCTAACGAGCTTTGGAGCTGTACAACATGCTCCACGTGTGGAGTGCGTTGCCCAAAAGACTTGAACCCCTACGAGTTCCTCATAGACATTAGAAGCATAGCAGTAGAGGAAGGTCAAATAGCACCAACCATCAGAGACGCCCTTGAAAGCATATTCAAGAACGGAAATCCATGGGGTAGGATTCGCAGTAAACGCGCAGAGTGGAGTCAAGGACTGAACGTTAAACATTATTCCCAAGGGGCTGAAATCCTATACTATGTGGGTTGCACGGCATCCTATGATCCACGGGCTCAAAATGTGGCGAAAAGCCTCGTGAAATGCTTTGAAGCCGCCAACCTAATTTTTGGCGTTTTGGGCGAAGAGGAGAACTGCTGTGGAAGCGAAGTTTACGGCATGGGCGAGAAAGGACTCTTCGAGTTCCTGGTGGAGGAGAACATGAAAACCTTCAACAAGTACAGCGTCAAACAGTTGGTTGCAAGCTGCCCACACGGCTTCAACGCCTTCAAAAACAGATACAACCAGACAAGCTTTGAGCCGCTACATCACACTCAACTATTGGCGAAGCTCATCGAAACTGGAAAGCTAACCCCTCAAAAAGAAGTGAATAAGAGGGTTATCTATCACGACCCCTGCTATCTCGGTAAGCAAAACAACGTCTATGACGAGCCCCGCAAGGTTATCGAAAGCATAAGGGGCGTCACGCTTCTCGAGTTTGACCGTTCAAGAAGCAGAAGTCTATGCTGTGAGGGCGGCGGTGGCAGAATGTGGGTTGACATCCCGGGACCCCGTCTAGCGGAAATCCGTGTCAAGGAAGCTGTTGAGGTTGGAGCCGAAGTTTTGGCAGTTGCCTGCCCCTTCTGCATGTTAACCATGGAAGACGCCGTTAAAACCACAGGGAATGAGGGTAAAATCCAAGTTCTAGACGTGGCTGAGCTGCTGGCACTAGCCTTATAACGCGCTCAGCCACCATAATGTTTTGAGGCTTAATGCATGAGCGAGATTGATGAAATTGACGAAGAAGATGAAGCCGCTTATCACTGTCTGCTATGCGGAAGAAGAATATCAAGGGAAGAATACGAAACATTTGATGGCATGTGCCAGGAATGCTTCGAAATAGAAATAGATGAGATGGACTATGAAGATGATTGAGGAGGATGCTTCTTGGAAACATGGGACTTGATAATTGTGGGCGCTGGACCCGCTGGCCTAACGGCTGGAATCTACGCCGCCAGAAGCGGATTGAAAACGCTGATCATTGAGGAGAAGATCGCCGGCGGAACTGTCGGAGACGCTCCAGTGATTGAAAACTACCCGGGTTTTGAGAGCATAAGTGGCGCAGAGCTAGCCCAAAAGTTTGCTGCCCAGTGTAGAAAGCTGGGAACAGTCATCCACGAATTTGAAAGGGTTGAAGCCTTAGACCTTAAAGGCGAAGAGAAAATAGTCAAAACAGACAAGGGCCTTTACAAGGCTAAGGCTGTGATTATCGCTTCAGGCTCAAGCTACAGTGAGCTGGGCGTTCCAGGCGAGAAGGAGTTCCGCGGCAGAGGCGTAAGCTATTGTGGAATCTGCGATGGTCCCCTATTCAAGGGTAAACGCGTCCTCGTTGTAGGTGGCGGAAACTCCGCCGTGGTTACAGCCCTATATTTGGCGGGGTTAGCTTCGGAAGTTAAGGTTGTTCATAGGCGGGATGCTTTCCGCGCTGAAGAAGCCCGTGTTAAGGCTTTGATGGAAAAAAGGAACGTTGAAGTTTTATGGAACACAGAGGTCAGGGAGATTAAAGGCGGAAACGTTGTTGAAAAAGTTGTTCTATTCAACAACAAAACCATGGAGACCTTCGAGTTGCCAGTTGACGGAGTATTCATCCAAGTTGGCGAGGTCCCTAACAGCAAGCTCGCCAAAGAAGCCGGCGTTGAGGTTGATAATCACGGCTACATAGTTGTTGATGTTCGCCAGAGAACAAACATACTGGGGGTTTACGCTGCCGGCGATGTCACAAACCATCCGGTTAAGCAGGTTGGGACGGCAGTTGGGCAGGGGATAACCGCCGCCTTAGAAGCATACGGCTATATTAGGCGACCCTATTATTATAGGCAATAAATGCGCTGTTTTTTCTCCAAAAATATTATATTGCCCATGGTGTTATCTTCAAAACTTCAGCGGTGAAGCCTCCGGGCTAAACCTTTCGGGGAAATGTGGCATGGGCGGGGAGCAAACCGTTGTAGTAAACGTGAACCAGGACTATTGTAGCCGCTGTTCAATATGCTATTCAGTGTGTCCATACGAGGCTGTTAGGCGTGATCCGGAAACGGGTAAAGTTGAAATTGACATGCAAAAGTGTCAGGTTTGTGGGATATGCTATAGTGCCTGTCCCGTTTTCGCCATTGAAATCCTCTATTACGATTATAACAGCCTAGTTGGATACGTTGAGGAGATGCGGAAAAAGATCGACACGGAAACCCTTGTGCTCATGTGCCGCGGGAACTCTCCATCAACTCGTGAGGTTGAAGAAATTTTAACCGAGCAAGGCTTAAGTTTGAAGAATTATATCCCGCTGCGTTTGCCCTGTTCCGGGAGGGTTCCCACAGAATTCATCTTTAAGGTTTTGAGTTTGGGAATAAAAAACGTGGTTTCAATTCAATGTGAAGACCTGTTCTGCCGCTTCAAAGAAGGCACAAAAATTAACACTAGACGCCTCTTTCTCAGCAGGAAAGTTCTGGAGGAGTTTGGCTTTGACAGAGACACCGTTAGGGTTGTCAAGTACTCGCGGAAAGTGGTTTATGACACATTGAAGTGTGTGGGTTGCGACAAGTGTGTTTTCATATGCCCTTACGCTGCCATAGAGGCGGAACACTTCGCAACGCCCAGAATCCTATATGATTATTGCATGGGCTGCGGCGCCTGTGCCCTGGTTTGCCCCCACCATGCCATCCAACTTAAGGGTTTCGAATTCGAAAATGTTTTGAAGCGTTACTGTGACTCCGCCATTAGGCTTAAGGCTGAAGGGAGGTCTCCAGTAATCCTTGTTTTTTGCTGTCAATGGTCTGAGTTTTCAGCCCTTGACAATCCAGAGGCTATACTATTCAAGCGGAACGCTGTTACGCTTGAGATACCATGCTTTAAGGCGCTTGATCCGGTGCATGTTGTCAACGCTCTAATGAACGGCTTCGACGGGGTTATGGCTGTTGTCTGCTCCGCTGAAGACTGTAAGCTTCAAGAGGGGCGAGACACGGCTGAGAGAAATATGACGGTTTTAAGGGACTTTTTAAAGAAGGCTGGGCTGCTGGAGCGCTTCGAGCTTTTTGAGGCTTCTCCGAGAAATTTCGGCAGCTTTGAGAGGAAACTTGAGGCTTTCATACAGAAAATTTCAGCTTTACCACCTGCAAAATCCTTGAAAAGGGAGGCGTGAGCCATGAGAATGTACGAGATTGTTAGAGTTGAAGAACTTGCTCCAAAAATCAAGCTTTTTGAAGTTTACGCCCCTGAAATGGCTAAAAAAGCCAAGCCTGGACAATTCATAATCGTGATTATAGATGAGAAGGGCGAGCGTGTACCCCTAACTATCGCCGGCTACGATGCGGAAAAGGGAACCATAACCTTTGTCTTCAATGAGGTTGGCAAGACAACAAGGCAGCTTGGAATGATGAAGCCGGGCGAATGCATATGGAACATCACCGGACCCCTTGGAAACCCGTCGGAGATCAAGTATTTCGGCAAGGTTTTATGCGTAGCTGGTGGCGTGATGATTGCGCCCATGCTCTTGCAGGTTAAAGCTCTGCGGGAGGCTGGGAACACCGTTGTGACCGTTATTGGCGCCCGCATAAAGGAGCTCCTTTTCTTCAGGGAGGAGATGAAAGCCTTGAGCCATAGGCTTTATGTGACTACGGATGATGGCTCGGAGGGCTATAAGGGCTTAGACTTTCTGAAGGACGTCTTAGCCAATGAAAAGTTTGACAGGTGTATTGCCATGGGTCCGGTTGCGATGCTCCAGACAGTTTGCGAGTTAACAAGACCCTATAAGATTCCAACCATTGTAACGCTTATGCCTATCATGGTGGATGGCATGGGCATGTGTGGGGTTTGCCGTGTAAGTGTTAGCGGGCAAATGAAGTTTGGGTGTGTGGACGGTCCGGAGTTTGACGGTCACCTCGTGGATTTTGAAGAGTTGATTAAGCGTCAACGTATGTTCCTTCCCGAAGAGCGTTTAAGCGCCTTATTGTGGGAGCTTGGAGGGTGTGGCTGTGGCGGAAAGCGAGTCTAAACCCAAGATTAAGAAAAAGGCTGTTCCAATGCCTAAGCAGCCGCCGGAAGTGCGGATACACAACTTTAACGAGGTGGCTTTAGGCTATACAGAGGAGCAAGCCCTTGAAGAGGCAAGCCGCTGCCTACAGTGTCCCAAACCCCAATGTGTGAAAGGCTGTCCTGTGGAAATTGACATTCCAGCCTTCATTAGACTGCTTAGGGAGGGCAAATACGAGGAAGGTATCAAGAAGATCAAGGAGAAGAACAGCCTTCCAGCCATTTGTGGGCGAGTCTGCCCCCAAGAGGAACAATGCCAGATGATGTGTGTGCTCGGCAAGGTTGGCGATCCCGTTAGTATTGGGCGGCTTGAAAGGTTTTTGGCGGACTGGGAAAGGGCTAAGGGCTTCACAATCCCAGAGAAGGCTCCGCCCACAGGCAAGAGAGTCGCCGTCATCGGCGCTGGACCAGCTGGTTTAACCGTTGCAGCAGACCTAGCAAAGCTTGGACATGAAGTGGTTATATTTGAGGCTCTCCATCTTCCGGGCGGAGTGCTTGTCTATGGCATTCCCGAGTTCCGTCTGCCCAAAAACATCGTGCAGGCTGAAGTGGACTATATTCAGAAGCTTGGTGTGGAGTTTAAGTTTGGCTATCTTATTGGCAGAACATACACGATTCCAGAATTGCTTAAGGACGAGGGCTTCGACGCCGTTTTCATAGGAACGGGCGCAGGATTGCCTCAATTCTTGGGCGTGCCCGGCGAAAACTTGGGCGGAATATATTCAGCCAACGAGTTCTTGATTAGAGTCAATCTAATGAAGGCTTATGCTTTTCCGGAATATGACACGCCCATAAGAATTGGACGGCATGTTGCAGTTATCGGCGGCGGAAACGTCGCCATGGACGCTGCCCGTTCAGCGCTCCGCCTTGGCGCCGAACAAGTCTGCGTGGTTTATCGTCGCTCCAGAGAAGAGATGCCAGCCCGCAAAGAAGAGATTGAAAACGCTGAAGAAGAGGGCATCATATTCAAGTTTCTGGCGACACCGACACGCTTCATCGGCGACCAGAAGGGCTGGGTTAAGCAGATGGAGTGCATACGCATGGAGCTTGGACCACCAGACGAGTCTGGAAGACGCCGCCCAGTGCCAATTAAAGGCTCAGAATTTCTGATGGACGTGGACACCGTTATAATCGCTATTGGGCGAACCCCCAACCCCATAATCCAACGCACAACAGAAGGCTTAGCCGTCACAAAATGGGGAACCATAATAACCGACGAGAACGGCAAAACAAGCCTTGAAGGAGTCTATGCGGGCGGCGACATAGTCACAGGCGAAGCCACAGTAATAAGCGCCATGGGCGCCGGGAAAAGAGCTGCAAGAGCCATCCACGAATATCTAATGAGCAAAAAGTAGAGTCAAATCCGGTCCGGCGTCGGCAAAGCCTAGACTATGCCCCCTTAGCCTTTTTAGATATAAAAATGGCTTTGAAGAGCAGTCTATAGTGGCTACCTTCTTCTCTGGCTTTTAACGGGCAGACTCTGGGGACTGCAAAACGTATCGCTGTTGCACAAACTTTTAATTTCGCCGTTAGCTTTTCAAACGTTCTGGTGTGACAATGGTTACAACACATCTCGACAAAATCTTCAATCCTAAAAGCGTAGCGGTTGTGGGTGCCAGCGACGAAGAGGGCTCTGTAGGCTACGCTTTAATGAAGAACTTTCTTGAATCTGGCTTTGAGGGGGAAGTTTACCCAGTAAACATTAGGAAAAAGGAAATTTTGGGCATTAAAGCCTACCAAAATGTTTTGCAGCTTCCCAAAACTGTTGATTTGGCTGTTATCGCCACTCCAGCTAAAACCGTTCCAGAAGTGGTTGAGCAGTGTGGAAAAGCTGGAATAAACGGCTTGATCATTATCAGTGCTGGTTTTAAGGAAATAGGCCCGGAAGGCAAAGCCCTAGAGGACAAGATTCTCGAGATTAAACAGAGGTATGACCTGCGCATTATTGGGCCTAACTGTTTGGGAATTATACGTCCAAGCATACGCTTAAACGCCACGTTCATTAATAAGATGCCCCGCCCCGGCAACATTGCCTTCATAAGCCAGAGCGGCGCCCTCGGCACAGCCATACTGGACTGGGCCATTCACGAGAATATTGGTTTCAGCTACTTCGTCTCCGTTGGCTCAATGATAGACGTGGACTTCGGCGACTTAATAGACTATTTTGGAACAGACCCGAAGACCCGAAGCATCCTAATGTATGTGGAGGGCATAACCAACGCCCGCAAATTCATGAGCGCCGCTAGACACTTCGCTAGAACAAAACCCATTATTGTTGTTAAGGCTGGAAAATATGGCGAAAGCGCAAGGGCAGCAGCATCCCACACTGGTTCGCTTACAGGCGAAGACGACGTTTACGAGGCAGCCTTCAAGCGGGCTGGAATCGTGCGGGTTGAAGAAATAGCCGACCTATTCAACTGCGCCGAAGTCTTGGGCATGCAGCCCCTGCCAAAG
This genomic window contains:
- a CDS encoding FAD-dependent oxidoreductase, translated to MLEAGKEAKKPRIGIFVCECGGNIGDVVDVKAVVDAVKSWENVIVAKYHKYLCSKPAQEMIAEAIKKENLDRVVVASCTPRMHLATFQSVLERAGLNPYMLEFVNIREQDSWVHGPKPNPEATRKAISLIRGGYERSLELEPLNVISEKGSREILIVGGGIAGITAALQLGYLGYKVHLVERRPSIGGNMAKLTKVFPTLDCAQCILTPRMAEVGRNPNVNLFTYAEVQDVSGRPGNYIVRVFMKPRGVDVEKCRSCGVCAKVCPVTVPDEFNEGLSQRKAAYIEFPQAVPSAYAIDFNACIKCGKCEQLCPAKAINLNDTGKVVELNVGAIILATGYKLYDARKLENYGYGVYRDVITMMDLERLTSATGPTGGYVKRADGSDVRKIAIVLCAGSRDKNHIPYCSRICCMYALKQAFVLKKMLGIDVTIYYTDIRATGKGYEDLYWRDQEAGVVFIRGKVAEVWKNANGKLVVQAEDTLTGEVREDEYDMVALATPMIPPDGLKELAEKMKVSLGEDGFITEKHPKLDPVDSLVTGIFACGCALSPKDVRDTVSDALGAAARAALFLKSEYITTSPEKAFVIIDLCDGCGECIKICPVNAITMQEGKAKIDPFQCTGCGACIPICPREAIDFKNSTFRQIIATIRGVLADKTPQEVRIIAFVDKNVGYTGMDFLGLDRANYPENIRIVAVPTTAILGRKHILTAFAYGADGVLVIEGSEEIDERFTKKRMIEMGKELAAYGIETMRLRYSYVPLPVYKKAAELFTMFTDRIKKFGPIAEEKRKTIREKLQI
- a CDS encoding (Fe-S)-binding protein; its protein translation is MNVQELVQKHKLLECIQCGTCTGSCPVARKANLNIRKYMREVSALGRLTVHPPNELWSCTTCSTCGVRCPKDLNPYEFLIDIRSIAVEEGQIAPTIRDALESIFKNGNPWGRIRSKRAEWSQGLNVKHYSQGAEILYYVGCTASYDPRAQNVAKSLVKCFEAANLIFGVLGEEENCCGSEVYGMGEKGLFEFLVEENMKTFNKYSVKQLVASCPHGFNAFKNRYNQTSFEPLHHTQLLAKLIETGKLTPQKEVNKRVIYHDPCYLGKQNNVYDEPRKVIESIRGVTLLEFDRSRSRSLCCEGGGGRMWVDIPGPRLAEIRVKEAVEVGAEVLAVACPFCMLTMEDAVKTTGNEGKIQVLDVAELLALAL
- the trxB gene encoding thioredoxin-disulfide reductase; translation: METWDLIIVGAGPAGLTAGIYAARSGLKTLIIEEKIAGGTVGDAPVIENYPGFESISGAELAQKFAAQCRKLGTVIHEFERVEALDLKGEEKIVKTDKGLYKAKAVIIASGSSYSELGVPGEKEFRGRGVSYCGICDGPLFKGKRVLVVGGGNSAVVTALYLAGLASEVKVVHRRDAFRAEEARVKALMEKRNVEVLWNTEVREIKGGNVVEKVVLFNNKTMETFELPVDGVFIQVGEVPNSKLAKEAGVEVDNHGYIVVDVRQRTNILGVYAAGDVTNHPVKQVGTAVGQGITAALEAYGYIRRPYYYRQ
- a CDS encoding hydrogenase iron-sulfur subunit; amino-acid sequence: MGGEQTVVVNVNQDYCSRCSICYSVCPYEAVRRDPETGKVEIDMQKCQVCGICYSACPVFAIEILYYDYNSLVGYVEEMRKKIDTETLVLMCRGNSPSTREVEEILTEQGLSLKNYIPLRLPCSGRVPTEFIFKVLSLGIKNVVSIQCEDLFCRFKEGTKINTRRLFLSRKVLEEFGFDRDTVRVVKYSRKVVYDTLKCVGCDKCVFICPYAAIEAEHFATPRILYDYCMGCGACALVCPHHAIQLKGFEFENVLKRYCDSAIRLKAEGRSPVILVFCCQWSEFSALDNPEAILFKRNAVTLEIPCFKALDPVHVVNALMNGFDGVMAVVCSAEDCKLQEGRDTAERNMTVLRDFLKKAGLLERFELFEASPRNFGSFERKLEAFIQKISALPPAKSLKREA
- a CDS encoding sulfide/dihydroorotate dehydrogenase-like FAD/NAD-binding protein produces the protein MRMYEIVRVEELAPKIKLFEVYAPEMAKKAKPGQFIIVIIDEKGERVPLTIAGYDAEKGTITFVFNEVGKTTRQLGMMKPGECIWNITGPLGNPSEIKYFGKVLCVAGGVMIAPMLLQVKALREAGNTVVTVIGARIKELLFFREEMKALSHRLYVTTDDGSEGYKGLDFLKDVLANEKFDRCIAMGPVAMLQTVCELTRPYKIPTIVTLMPIMVDGMGMCGVCRVSVSGQMKFGCVDGPEFDGHLVDFEELIKRQRMFLPEERLSALLWELGGCGCGGKRV
- the gltA gene encoding NADPH-dependent glutamate synthase, producing the protein MPKQPPEVRIHNFNEVALGYTEEQALEEASRCLQCPKPQCVKGCPVEIDIPAFIRLLREGKYEEGIKKIKEKNSLPAICGRVCPQEEQCQMMCVLGKVGDPVSIGRLERFLADWERAKGFTIPEKAPPTGKRVAVIGAGPAGLTVAADLAKLGHEVVIFEALHLPGGVLVYGIPEFRLPKNIVQAEVDYIQKLGVEFKFGYLIGRTYTIPELLKDEGFDAVFIGTGAGLPQFLGVPGENLGGIYSANEFLIRVNLMKAYAFPEYDTPIRIGRHVAVIGGGNVAMDAARSALRLGAEQVCVVYRRSREEMPARKEEIENAEEEGIIFKFLATPTRFIGDQKGWVKQMECIRMELGPPDESGRRRPVPIKGSEFLMDVDTVIIAIGRTPNPIIQRTTEGLAVTKWGTIITDENGKTSLEGVYAGGDIVTGEATVISAMGAGKRAARAIHEYLMSKK